The following is a genomic window from Verrucomicrobiia bacterium.
AAAGTACGAGGCCGCCATCATCAGGACACCAGCGATCATTGGCGGCCAGGAGGCCTGTTTCTTCCCATAAATAAAATAGCCCATGCCGACCGAGCCCCAGATTAACGAGGCGAACAGGAAGTTTGTGCTGAACATCTTCAGGAATTTTCACGCCCGACACGAGGTTGTCAACGAAGTAACCGGAAAGTTTTCAATCTCCGCGCGGAACTTCCCTCACCAAAATTCAAGCTTGTGAGGGGCTGCCCGTCGCCAGCACACTAAAGAAAACCAATCACCGTTAAATTGAAACACAATCACAGAGCCAGATTGTTCCTCGCGTTCGCTCCGGGCTTTTTATGCCTCGCCGTTTTTGCCGCAGAACCACCAGCGCCATACGGCCCCATCCCGACCACCCGCCAATTGTTCCGCCAAACCAGCGAGTTTTACGGCTTCCTCCATTTTACCGTCAACACGTTCACGGACCGGGAATGGGGTAATGGCGATGAAAACGAAAGCGTGTTTAACCCGGCGCATTTCGACGCCGATCAAATCGTTCGCACCGCCAGGATGGCGGGCATGAAATGCCTGGTTCTCACGTGCAAACATCACGACGGCTTTTGCCTCTGGCCTTCGGCCTACACGGAACATTCCGTCAAGAATTCGCTCTGGGAACACGGCAAGGGCGACGTGGTGAAAGCCATTGCCGGCGCCTGCCGAAAATACGGGCTGAAGTTCGGGGTGTATCTCTCGCCCTGGGACCGCAACAACGCCAGCTACGGCACACCCGCCTATATTACTTACTACCGCAATCAGCTCCGCGAGTTGATGACGCGCTACGGGCCGATTTACGAGGTCTGGTTCGACGGCGCCAACGGCGGCAGCGGCTATTATGGCGGCGCCCGCGAAACCCGCCGGATTGACAACCACACCTACTACGACTGGAGCAATACGTGGCAAATTGTGCGCGAGCTTCAACGCAATGCTGTCATGTTCAGCGACGCGGGACCTGACATTCGCTGGGTCGGCAATGAAGAAGGCAAGGCCGGGGACCCCTGCTGGGACACTGTGGACCCCACCGGCTGGTGCCCCGGCAACGCCGATAACCAGCAACTCTTTCACGGCTTGCGCCCGCAGCCACCAACCCCCGGTTTGCGCTGGATTCCTGCCGAGTGCGATGTCTCGATTCGCCCTGGCTGGTTTTATCATCCGAGCGAAGACGCCCGGGTCAAAACATCGCCCCAATTGGTCGATCTCTATTACGACTCGATTGGCCGCGGGGCGGCGCTGCTGCTGAATATTCCGCCGGACCGAAACGGGCAAATCCATTCCACTGACATCGCGGCGCTCCGTGAATTCCGCAGCATTTTAGACCAAACTTTCGCGCATGATTTGGCCCGCCACGCGAAGGTCACCGCATCGAATGTCCGCGGCAACGACAGGCGATTCTCGCCAAAAAACGCCCTCGACCCCCATCCCGGCACCTACTGGTCAACAGACGATTCCGTGACGAACGCAGAATTGGTTTTGGATGTGGGCAAGCCCATAACGTTCAATGTCGTTCGTCTCCGCGAATACCTGGCGCTCGGCCAGCGCGTCGATGCCTACGGCCTGGATCAATGGCAGGATGGGAATTGGGTCGAATTTGCCAAAGGCGCAAGCATTGGCAATTGCCGCCTGGCGCGCGTGCAGCCAATTACTTCAAGAAAAGTCCGCGTGCGTTTCACCGGACCTGTTTGCCCGGCTATCTCTGAAGTCGCCCTGTTCGCCGAACCGATGAAATTGGACACAGGGACCCATCCATAAGAGGAGGAGTTCAATAGCGCCACGGCCTGATCGTGCCACTTATCCGAAGCGCGTAAGTTAGCTACATCTCTAATCTGCCGATCCTTCTCCCTCTCCCCTTCCGAAGTAGAGAAGGCCGGGAGAGAGGGGTCCCAGGGAGTCTATGCCACGCTTCTAATACGGCCCTAATCCCCGTTCCTTTCTTTCTCCGTTCCTCGGTGGTTTTCATCTCTTTGGACGCAGGAAAAGAAAGCTATCGACTCTTTACTTTGCTCCGTGCGGGCTCATACTCCCTTCATGAGAGCGGAACGGCACTTATGATCGCTGTCAAGCAATTGTCAAAAAGGTTCGGCGACCTGCGCGCCGTTGAACGCATCTCATTCGAGGTGGCCCCAGGCGAACTGTTCGGGTTTCTCGGTCCAAACGGCGCAGGCAAGACCACCACCATCTCGATGATCTCCGGCCTGCTCAGGCCCGACGAAGGGACTGTGACGGTTGGCGACTACAATCTCTGGGAGTCGCCTCGCCAAGCCAAGGCGCTGCTGGGTTTGGTTCCCCAGGAAGTTGCCCTGTACGAGGAGTTCAGCGCGAGGGAGAACCTGGCCTTCTGGGGCGGCTTGTATGGATTGCCCAGACCCGTGCTTAAAAAGAGTATCGACGAAATCCTTGGTCGGGTGGGCTTGGCTGACCGCGCGCGCGAGCCCGTATCGCGCTATTCAGGGGGGATGAAGCGGCGGCTCAACCTGGCGATTGGCCTGGTCCACCGGCCCAAGGTGCTGCTGTTGGATGAGCCCACCGTCGGCATTGATCCTCAAGGCCGGAACGCCATTCTCGAAATCATCCGCGACATCGCCGGCGAAGGCACCACCATCATCTTCACCACCCATCACCTCGAAGAGGCCGAAAAACTCTGCGACCGCGTTGCCATCATGGACCACGGGCAAGTCCTCCAGACCGGCTCGTTGCGCGAACTGGCCCGGGTGGTGGGTGATCGGGATGTCATCACGTTGCGCGGCAAATTCTCCGCCCGGCAAATGCAGCAGTGCCTGGGAGAACAGCCGGTTTTGGTTCTCAATGTGGCCGATCACCTGGCCACCCTGCACCTCGCTGACGGCCAATACGGCTTGGCCTCTTTGGTCGATCGGGTTGCCAAAGCCGGCATTGAACTGGCCGATTTATCTGTTCAAAAGCCGACGCTCGAGAGCGTTTTCCTCAAGCTAACAGGCCGGGAGCTGCGCGATTGAAAACTGCCCTTCGCCTGCTGCTTAATGATTTGCGGCGCGACGCCAAACGCCCCTGGTCGATGTTGCTGCTGGGGGCCATGCCCTTGGTCTTATCGGTCCTGATTGCCTCGGTCTTCGGCGGACACGGCTCCGGCCCAATGCCGACGGTCCATGTGGCCGTTCTGGACCAGGACAAGGACCTGTTGACCCGCATGCTGCGTTCCCTGCCATCTCAGGGTGATGCCGCCAGCCGCCTGCGCCTCCACTTTGTCGAGAGCCGCGAGGAAGGGCTGAGGCTGGTCGAGCAGCGCAAAGCTTCGGCCCTGGTGGTGCTGCCTAGAGAGATGACAGCCAATTTGCTCGAGGGCCAAACCAATTCCATCGAGCTGTATGAGAATCCGGCCGAGCAGGTCCTGCCGAAAGTTGTCCGCGAGGGCGCCTCGCTTCTGGCGCTGGGCCTGTCCGCCGCGGCTGATTTATTGGGTGAGCCGCTCCGCGAGATGCGCGCAATGATCAAGAGCAATGACTTCCCCATCGACGCCTCCGTCAGCGGGGTCGCCTCCAAATCGGTGAGCAAGCTCCGGGGTATGCGCACGTATCTCTTTCCGCCCATCATCAAGTTCGAAACCGTCGCGGCGGCGGACTACACTCCCACCCTCACCAACACACCTGTCATCCCCAAAACGCCATGAGCGATTTTCTGTTCATTCTCTTGCCGGGCGCGATGTACTTTTGGGTCCTGTTCATTGGCCAGGGACCGCTCCAGGAAATCCTGCAGGAAAAAGAAACCCGCGTCCTGCCGCGCATCCTGGCTTGTCCGGTTGCCCCTAGCCAGTACGTGCTGTCCAAGATGCTGCGCTGTTTTGTCCTCTGCAGCCTGGCGGTCGTCCTGCTCATGATTTCGAGCGCCCTCTTGTTTGGCATTAAATGGGGAAATCCCTTAAAGCTGGGCATCGTGATCGCTGTGTGGGCTGTCTCGATGACTGGCCTGCTGGCGGCCATCTATGCCTCCGCGCGCACCCGCGAGCAGGCCAACGTCCTCGCGCCGCTGGTGCTGATGCTCTTTGCCATGCTGGGCGGGAGCATGTTTCCCTATGAAAACCTTCCCAGTTTCCTCCAGATGTTCGGCCAGTTCAGTCCGAACCGCTGGGCCGTGCTCGCCTTGCAAGGAGTCGCCCGCTCCAAACCGTGGCTCGATTTGCTCAAGCCCTTCTCAGGGTTGGCCGCTATCGGGACGTTAGGGTGCCTCTTCGCCTTCCTCCGCTTCCAACGGCAACTGGCCAATGGGGGCCGCGTATGAACGGCTTGCGCATCGCCTTGGCTGATTTGAAACGCATCGCCAAAGACAGAATGGCCATTGTCTGGTTGCTGGCCATGCCGCTGATTATGGCTTACGTCTTTGGCAGCGCCATGCGCGGCGGCGGCCAGCAGGCCACCTGGATTCCTGTCATCGACCTCGATCACCACGAGCTCTCCGCACTGTTCATCGACCAACTCCGCGCAGAAGGCTATTTCATCGACACCCAGGATGCCTCATCACAACTCGAACTCAAGAATAAGTGGCCTTACGGCGTCGTCATTCCAGCCGGCTTCGGCGACGCCATCTTGCGCGGCAAACAAGTCAAACTCCCCTTTGTGAAAGGCAACAGCGCGCCCGAAAAGATCATGGAGGTCCAATCGCGCCTGCTCCATGCCATTGTCCGGTTTACAGAGGGCCTGGCCATTGCCGACACAAGCCACCGTCCGTGGGACACCGCCTCCAAAGCGGCGCTCAAGAAGGCGCTGGGGCGGCCTCAGCTTCTGACAGTCTCGCCTCAAAGCCATCGCACCTTGCGCCCGCCGCCAACGGGTTTCAGCCAGAGCCTGCCTGGCATGCTCGTGATGTTCATGTTGCAGATGATCCTCACCTACGGGGGTGTCTCGCTCGTCAATGACCGGCTCGGCGGGCAATTGCGCCGGGTGCTGGCGACACCGGTGCACCGGTTCGAGGCCTATGGCGGAAAGGTCCTCGCCCGCGTGCTGCTGGGTTGCTTGCAAGCCATCGTGTTGCTGGCCTGCGGCGTTCTCATCTTCCGGCTCCCAATGGGCGATCACCCGCTCTTTGTTGTGCCCGTGGTCCTCTGCCTGGCTGTCTTTTCAGGCAGCCTCAGCATCGTCGCCGGCGTCCTCTGCCAAACGGAAAAACAGGTCATCCTGGTGGCCATCTTTGGAGCCATGGTCCTCTCCGCCCTCGGCGGCTGCTGGTGGCCTATTGAAATCGTCCCCGACACGTT
Proteins encoded in this region:
- a CDS encoding ABC transporter permease, which encodes MSDFLFILLPGAMYFWVLFIGQGPLQEILQEKETRVLPRILACPVAPSQYVLSKMLRCFVLCSLAVVLLMISSALLFGIKWGNPLKLGIVIAVWAVSMTGLLAAIYASARTREQANVLAPLVLMLFAMLGGSMFPYENLPSFLQMFGQFSPNRWAVLALQGVARSKPWLDLLKPFSGLAAIGTLGCLFAFLRFQRQLANGGRV
- a CDS encoding ABC transporter permease, with translation MKTALRLLLNDLRRDAKRPWSMLLLGAMPLVLSVLIASVFGGHGSGPMPTVHVAVLDQDKDLLTRMLRSLPSQGDAASRLRLHFVESREEGLRLVEQRKASALVVLPREMTANLLEGQTNSIELYENPAEQVLPKVVREGASLLALGLSAAADLLGEPLREMRAMIKSNDFPIDASVSGVASKSVSKLRGMRTYLFPPIIKFETVAAADYTPTLTNTPVIPKTP
- a CDS encoding amino acid transport protein, with the protein product MFSTNFLFASLIWGSVGMGYFIYGKKQASWPPMIAGVLMMAASYFFSALMMSLVCMGLMGAVYFLLRNGY
- a CDS encoding ABC transporter permease translates to MNGLRIALADLKRIAKDRMAIVWLLAMPLIMAYVFGSAMRGGGQQATWIPVIDLDHHELSALFIDQLRAEGYFIDTQDASSQLELKNKWPYGVVIPAGFGDAILRGKQVKLPFVKGNSAPEKIMEVQSRLLHAIVRFTEGLAIADTSHRPWDTASKAALKKALGRPQLLTVSPQSHRTLRPPPTGFSQSLPGMLVMFMLQMILTYGGVSLVNDRLGGQLRRVLATPVHRFEAYGGKVLARVLLGCLQAIVLLACGVLIFRLPMGDHPLFVVPVVLCLAVFSGSLSIVAGVLCQTEKQVILVAIFGAMVLSALGGCWWPIEIVPDTFKTIATLTPSYWAMHGLQSVLYFGKSYEVLLLDCPVLLGFAAILGLVALLSRRLLHAAPIVPAGPTPLKVAADARRL
- a CDS encoding alpha-L-fucosidase, producing MKHNHRARLFLAFAPGFLCLAVFAAEPPAPYGPIPTTRQLFRQTSEFYGFLHFTVNTFTDREWGNGDENESVFNPAHFDADQIVRTARMAGMKCLVLTCKHHDGFCLWPSAYTEHSVKNSLWEHGKGDVVKAIAGACRKYGLKFGVYLSPWDRNNASYGTPAYITYYRNQLRELMTRYGPIYEVWFDGANGGSGYYGGARETRRIDNHTYYDWSNTWQIVRELQRNAVMFSDAGPDIRWVGNEEGKAGDPCWDTVDPTGWCPGNADNQQLFHGLRPQPPTPGLRWIPAECDVSIRPGWFYHPSEDARVKTSPQLVDLYYDSIGRGAALLLNIPPDRNGQIHSTDIAALREFRSILDQTFAHDLARHAKVTASNVRGNDRRFSPKNALDPHPGTYWSTDDSVTNAELVLDVGKPITFNVVRLREYLALGQRVDAYGLDQWQDGNWVEFAKGASIGNCRLARVQPITSRKVRVRFTGPVCPAISEVALFAEPMKLDTGTHP
- a CDS encoding ABC transporter ATP-binding protein, translated to MIAVKQLSKRFGDLRAVERISFEVAPGELFGFLGPNGAGKTTTISMISGLLRPDEGTVTVGDYNLWESPRQAKALLGLVPQEVALYEEFSARENLAFWGGLYGLPRPVLKKSIDEILGRVGLADRAREPVSRYSGGMKRRLNLAIGLVHRPKVLLLDEPTVGIDPQGRNAILEIIRDIAGEGTTIIFTTHHLEEAEKLCDRVAIMDHGQVLQTGSLRELARVVGDRDVITLRGKFSARQMQQCLGEQPVLVLNVADHLATLHLADGQYGLASLVDRVAKAGIELADLSVQKPTLESVFLKLTGRELRD